The following proteins come from a genomic window of Rhodohalobacter sp. 614A:
- a CDS encoding 2'-5' RNA ligase family protein, which produces MSSKLPHTDNYSVWLIPEEQAEMELGKSIQDLAEKYQSEPFQPHLTLAGIPHWTEEQMVKEIQKISGSTLPIELFLEKVQCKRFPYQKITIEVERTEELHALHQETDRLFGGDYSKTEYPHISLLYSTLECGGLQKTVSQLNEQIPPKVLLDRIALIRCKGTPEAWRTLYMRKLG; this is translated from the coding sequence ATTTCTTCAAAACTCCCACATACTGACAACTATTCCGTTTGGCTGATTCCGGAAGAACAAGCTGAAATGGAATTGGGCAAGTCTATTCAGGATCTGGCTGAAAAATATCAATCAGAACCCTTTCAGCCCCACCTTACCTTGGCTGGTATTCCGCACTGGACTGAAGAACAAATGGTGAAGGAGATCCAAAAAATTTCCGGCTCCACTTTGCCGATTGAGTTATTTCTGGAAAAAGTTCAGTGCAAGCGTTTTCCCTATCAAAAGATTACGATTGAAGTTGAGAGAACCGAAGAGTTACATGCCCTGCATCAGGAAACAGACAGGCTTTTCGGCGGAGACTATTCAAAGACGGAATATCCACACATCTCATTACTGTACAGTACGTTAGAATGTGGAGGTCTGCAAAAGACTGTGTCACAGCTAAATGAACAAATTCCCCCAAAAGTTCTGCTGGATCGAATAGCTTTGATTCGTTGTAAAGGAACGCCTGAGGCGTGGAGAACGCTATATATGAGAAAATTGGGTTGA
- the dinB gene encoding DNA polymerase IV — protein MRDSEHPIRKIIHVDMDAFYASVEQRDHPEYRNKPVIVGGSPQGRGVVAAASYEVRKYGVHSAMPAARAAKLCPHAIFVKPRFEVYKEVSEQIREIFFEYTDLVEPLSLDEAYLDVTENHKNIPSGTLIAHRIKKQIKEKTDLTASAGVSFNKFLAKIASDLDKPDGLSVITPDKAEEFIEELSIAKFFGVGKATQRKMDSLGIKTGADLKAWDEVDLVKQFGKSGHHYFRIVRGIDNRHVKPNRTRKSIGKERTFSEDISDLEWIRDFLTGLSEKISQSMKKLNASGKTITLKVRYENFETVTRSYTLHHYTNKAEELSEVALRLLNETEAGIREVRLLGISVSSLNLRKGGVIGEQLEIPFEKF, from the coding sequence ATGAGAGATTCCGAACATCCCATCCGAAAAATCATCCATGTGGATATGGATGCGTTCTATGCTTCGGTGGAGCAGCGGGATCATCCCGAATATCGCAATAAGCCGGTTATCGTTGGCGGATCGCCCCAGGGACGCGGAGTGGTTGCCGCGGCAAGTTATGAAGTACGAAAATACGGAGTTCACTCGGCCATGCCGGCAGCCAGGGCAGCCAAACTTTGTCCGCATGCCATTTTTGTAAAACCCCGGTTTGAGGTATACAAAGAAGTATCCGAACAAATCAGGGAGATTTTCTTCGAATATACCGACCTGGTAGAACCTCTTTCTTTAGATGAAGCCTATCTCGATGTCACCGAAAATCACAAAAATATTCCTTCCGGTACTTTGATTGCTCATCGCATCAAAAAACAAATCAAAGAGAAAACAGATCTGACCGCATCGGCGGGAGTATCTTTCAACAAATTTCTCGCTAAAATTGCATCCGATCTTGATAAACCGGATGGATTAAGTGTGATTACACCCGACAAAGCTGAAGAATTTATCGAAGAACTCAGTATTGCAAAATTTTTTGGCGTTGGAAAAGCAACTCAACGGAAAATGGATTCGCTTGGCATCAAAACCGGGGCAGACCTGAAAGCCTGGGACGAAGTGGATTTGGTGAAACAGTTTGGCAAATCCGGCCACCATTATTTCAGGATTGTACGGGGAATCGACAACCGACACGTAAAGCCGAACCGAACCCGGAAATCGATAGGAAAAGAGCGGACGTTTTCTGAAGATATTTCCGACCTGGAATGGATCCGGGATTTTCTGACCGGGCTTTCTGAGAAAATTTCACAATCGATGAAAAAACTGAATGCTTCCGGGAAAACAATCACTTTAAAAGTTCGGTATGAAAATTTCGAAACAGTTACGCGAAGCTATACCCTTCACCATTACACTAATAAAGCGGAGGAGTTGTCTGAAGTTGCACTTCGCCTGTTGAATGAAACCGAAGCCGGAATTCGGGAAGTAAGATTGCTTGGAATTTCCGTTTCCAGCTTAAACCTTAGAAAAGGTGGCGTCATTGGCGAACAGCTGGAAATTCCGTTTGAGAAGTTTTAA
- a CDS encoding calcium/sodium antiporter, whose protein sequence is MIIPLLWFVAGLISLIGGAELLVRYVSKLALKLGVSKLVIALTVVAFGTSAPELAVSIQASVDGQTDLMLGNIVGSNISNTLFILGLSAIFIPLKVHKNLIKSDVPIMLGITLLIYFLSLNGSLSVWESGLLVLLLVIYLFFLSRKKGHAEIPSVPEEGKDEGGSLLANILFSGLGLVLLVTGARWLINSSLIFAEMAGISELIIGLTVVAIGTSLPEIVTSLVAAIRGERDIAVGSVVGSNILNFLAVLGFAGLFSPNSIPVQQSLLDFDFLVLIAATIACIPIFYTGHKIVRWEGALFLFFYFAYLFYLFLSTTDHKFLDVFINVMIFFVIPVAIITILYHSISEWIWRARYVGLFKTRKEE, encoded by the coding sequence GTGATTATACCCCTGTTATGGTTCGTTGCCGGTTTGATTTCTTTAATCGGCGGAGCGGAACTTTTGGTTCGATATGTTTCCAAACTAGCACTTAAACTTGGTGTCTCAAAACTTGTAATTGCATTAACCGTTGTTGCATTTGGCACTAGCGCGCCGGAGTTGGCTGTTAGTATCCAGGCCAGTGTGGACGGCCAGACCGATTTGATGCTTGGGAATATTGTTGGTAGCAACATCAGCAATACGCTTTTCATTTTAGGATTATCAGCTATTTTCATCCCTTTAAAGGTTCACAAGAACCTGATTAAGTCGGATGTCCCCATCATGCTGGGCATTACACTCCTAATCTATTTTTTGTCATTAAATGGCAGTCTTTCTGTTTGGGAAAGCGGGTTGCTCGTTTTATTGCTGGTTATCTACTTATTCTTTTTGTCCAGAAAGAAAGGCCACGCAGAAATTCCTTCCGTCCCGGAAGAAGGAAAAGATGAAGGTGGAAGTTTACTTGCCAACATTCTTTTCAGTGGTTTAGGTTTAGTTTTACTGGTGACCGGCGCGCGCTGGCTCATCAACAGTTCATTGATATTTGCCGAAATGGCTGGAATCAGCGAGTTGATTATTGGTCTTACAGTTGTAGCAATTGGAACTTCCCTGCCGGAGATTGTAACGTCCCTTGTAGCCGCAATCCGGGGTGAGAGGGATATTGCCGTAGGAAGTGTGGTTGGCAGTAATATTTTAAATTTCCTGGCGGTACTGGGATTTGCCGGCCTGTTTTCTCCCAATTCCATTCCCGTTCAGCAATCACTTCTTGATTTCGATTTTCTTGTACTGATTGCAGCGACTATTGCTTGCATTCCTATTTTTTATACCGGTCACAAAATTGTTCGCTGGGAAGGGGCTTTATTTCTCTTTTTCTATTTTGCCTATCTGTTTTACCTGTTTCTTTCAACCACCGATCACAAGTTTTTGGATGTATTTATAAATGTGATGATCTTTTTCGTAATTCCGGTGGCCATCATTACCATTCTGTATCATTCCATTTCAGAGTGGATTTGGAGAGCGAGGTACGTAGGGCTTTTTAAAACCAGGAAAGAAGAATAA
- a CDS encoding Glu/Leu/Phe/Val family dehydrogenase: MSDYKFFDQVNKAFDKAAKYTRFDKGLLEQMKFCNDVLHITFPLERDNGSIEVIHGWRVEHSHHKLPTKGGIRYSMTVNEDETMALAALMTYKCAVVDVPFGGAKGGIKIDPSKYSEAELERITRRYTFQLYKKNFIGPGSDVPAPDYGTSAREMGWVLDTYRQISSDINAEGCVTGKPIGQGGIRGRTEATGRGVFFGVQEACSNKEDMKAIGLDPGIEGKTFVVQGLGNVGFHAAKYLIEGGAKMVGVAEMDGSIYSDNGIDLAKLMEYKNETGGVVGFEGTKTLENNAAVLEAECDILVPAALENQLKESNAPNIKAKIIAEAANGPTTSEAHEIMKERGALIIPDNFLNAGGVTVSYFEWLKNIQHVRFGRMEKRFEENSFRRILSVIETISERKFTDQELQFLAHGAGEEELVDSGLQDTMVNSYNEINEIRKKHDVDLRTAAFISAINKVGGLYERMGIFP; the protein is encoded by the coding sequence ATGAGTGATTATAAATTTTTCGACCAGGTAAATAAAGCTTTTGACAAAGCCGCAAAATATACCCGGTTTGACAAGGGACTGCTTGAGCAAATGAAATTTTGTAATGATGTGTTGCACATTACATTTCCGCTGGAGCGTGATAATGGTTCAATTGAAGTGATCCACGGCTGGAGAGTTGAGCACAGCCATCATAAGCTTCCCACAAAAGGCGGTATTCGTTACAGTATGACGGTAAATGAAGACGAAACCATGGCACTTGCCGCACTTATGACGTATAAATGTGCGGTTGTTGATGTGCCATTTGGTGGCGCAAAAGGAGGTATCAAAATAGATCCATCCAAATATTCTGAAGCCGAGCTTGAGAGAATTACACGCCGGTATACGTTTCAGCTGTACAAAAAGAATTTTATTGGCCCGGGCTCCGATGTACCCGCACCGGATTACGGTACAAGTGCCAGGGAAATGGGATGGGTATTGGATACCTATCGCCAGATCAGCTCAGATATCAATGCTGAAGGATGTGTTACCGGGAAACCAATCGGACAGGGCGGTATACGAGGCAGGACGGAAGCTACCGGCCGCGGCGTGTTTTTTGGAGTGCAGGAAGCGTGTTCAAATAAAGAAGACATGAAAGCAATTGGATTAGATCCCGGGATTGAAGGCAAAACATTCGTCGTCCAGGGATTGGGTAATGTAGGATTTCACGCTGCAAAATACCTGATTGAAGGCGGAGCTAAAATGGTAGGAGTTGCTGAGATGGATGGATCGATATACAGCGATAACGGAATTGATCTCGCCAAATTGATGGAATATAAAAATGAAACCGGCGGCGTTGTCGGGTTTGAAGGAACCAAAACACTGGAAAACAATGCCGCGGTACTTGAGGCTGAATGCGATATTCTGGTTCCTGCAGCTCTCGAAAATCAATTAAAAGAGAGTAACGCACCCAACATAAAAGCAAAAATTATTGCTGAAGCGGCAAATGGTCCAACAACTTCCGAGGCACACGAGATCATGAAAGAAAGAGGAGCTTTAATTATTCCCGATAATTTTCTGAATGCTGGCGGTGTGACGGTGTCTTATTTCGAATGGCTAAAAAATATTCAGCATGTTCGGTTCGGAAGGATGGAAAAACGGTTCGAAGAAAACAGTTTTCGCCGAATACTCTCTGTAATTGAAACCATATCCGAACGCAAATTTACGGACCAGGAACTGCAATTTCTCGCCCACGGAGCCGGAGAAGAAGAACTGGTTGATTCAGGATTGCAGGACACAATGGTAAACAGCTATAACGAAATCAACGAAATAAGAAAAAAACATGATGTTGATTTGAGAACGGCGGCCTTTATAAGTGCCATTAACAAAGTAGGTGGGCTTTACGAACGAATGGGAATTTTCCCATAA
- the secA gene encoding preprotein translocase subunit SecA, whose product MSKFLTAIFGTKSERDIKKIWPVVDEIKSYEDEIKALSDEELKQKTETFKQLIKERTQEVTDEIEGIKEKMDSNDESITLEERREFSDTIDELEEEWLEILEDTLEEILPEAYAVLKDTCRRFVGKKWKVAGNENEWSMIPYDVQLIGAISMHNSSIAEMKTGEGKTLSAIFPAYLNALAGRGVHVVTVNSYLAERDAEWNEPIFNFHGLTVDCIDRYKPNTEPRRNAYKADITYGTNNEFGFDYLRDNMVVEEEQLVQHGHHFAIIDEVDSILIDEARTPLIISGPVPQSTGQQKYEEMKPRVEALVNAQKKLVASLVNEAEKYYNEGNEEEAGLALYRAERGFPKNKKFRKMMQEAHYQRLVQQTESYYLADNAKKLPFVDEYLFYAVDMKQKSIEMTEKGREFITKEEEGDEFFVIPDLGTETSEIEDQVEALEKERVEKIRANDEFSDDYKEKKVEEAISEVKQEREKRFNELHRLFAERGDRIHTVNQLLKAYTLFERESEYIVQDGKVNIVDEHTGRVLSGRRYSDGLHQAIEAKEEVKVEAATQTYATITLQNFFRMYHKLSGMTGTAATEEGEFNEIYELDVTVIPTNKPIIRDDKEDLIFRTRREKYGATIDKIREYHESGQPVLVGTTSVDVSETISRMLKRAKIPHNVLNAKQHASESEIVAHAGQVGAVTVATNMAGRGTDIKLGKGVKEKGGLAILGTERHESRRIDLQLRGRSGRQGDPGESQFFVSLEDDLMTLFGGTDRIANIMEKLNFQEGEVIQHPWVTKSLERAQKKVEQNNFSIRKRQLEYDDVLNNQRNVIYARRKHALLGDQLQSDIFDMLEDLVESTIQEYYPQGEFEKLRDEILRLLAVDVDLDLDQWAIQGEDGMIDLIIEKAYEAYRKKEEFIAEPLFKVIQQIQQSDAEKKPTKIQVIFTDGIRRMRIIVDVERAEKNKGREVARALERTAILSTIDNKWMEHLRELDSVKEGIGLRSFGQKDPLLEYKREAFEMFKSLIDEINQEAISLIWKAIPEMQADPSKLQQARKESGKYNMDKAQTQHADSTNMGLKGMKQQGNGSEGQQQASAPGEKRQPVTVDDEPGRNDYVKVQNMSTNQVKEVKWKYAKKMVDEEGWVLIER is encoded by the coding sequence ATATCTAAATTTCTTACCGCCATATTTGGAACCAAAAGTGAAAGAGACATCAAAAAAATATGGCCGGTGGTGGATGAAATTAAAAGCTACGAAGACGAAATAAAGGCCCTGTCTGATGAAGAGCTCAAACAAAAAACCGAGACATTTAAGCAGCTCATCAAAGAGAGAACCCAGGAAGTAACCGATGAAATTGAAGGCATTAAGGAGAAAATGGACTCCAATGATGAATCGATTACTCTTGAGGAACGCCGGGAATTTTCCGATACCATCGACGAGCTTGAAGAAGAATGGCTTGAAATTCTGGAAGATACGTTAGAAGAAATTTTGCCTGAAGCTTACGCCGTACTCAAAGATACCTGCCGCCGATTTGTCGGAAAAAAATGGAAAGTTGCAGGAAATGAGAATGAATGGAGTATGATTCCTTATGATGTGCAGCTTATTGGCGCCATTTCCATGCATAACAGCAGTATTGCCGAAATGAAAACCGGTGAAGGGAAAACCCTCTCTGCTATTTTCCCCGCTTATTTAAATGCTCTTGCCGGCCGTGGCGTTCACGTTGTTACGGTAAACTCCTATTTGGCCGAACGTGATGCGGAATGGAACGAACCGATCTTCAATTTTCACGGCTTGACAGTTGATTGCATTGATCGCTACAAACCCAATACAGAACCACGACGAAATGCCTATAAGGCAGATATTACTTATGGTACCAATAACGAGTTTGGTTTTGACTACCTGAGAGATAACATGGTGGTTGAAGAAGAGCAGTTGGTTCAGCACGGTCATCATTTTGCCATTATTGATGAGGTGGATTCCATTTTAATTGATGAAGCCCGTACACCGCTTATTATTTCCGGGCCGGTTCCGCAATCAACCGGACAGCAAAAATATGAAGAAATGAAGCCCCGGGTTGAGGCTTTGGTAAATGCTCAGAAAAAACTGGTGGCTTCGTTAGTGAATGAAGCTGAAAAATACTACAACGAAGGCAATGAAGAAGAAGCCGGACTTGCACTCTACCGGGCCGAACGCGGATTCCCCAAAAACAAGAAATTCCGCAAAATGATGCAGGAAGCTCACTATCAGCGGTTGGTGCAGCAAACAGAAAGTTACTACCTCGCTGATAATGCCAAAAAACTTCCTTTTGTTGATGAATATCTCTTTTATGCTGTGGATATGAAGCAGAAGTCCATCGAAATGACGGAAAAGGGACGAGAATTCATCACCAAAGAAGAAGAAGGAGATGAGTTTTTTGTGATTCCGGATTTGGGTACCGAGACCTCTGAAATTGAAGACCAGGTAGAAGCTCTGGAAAAAGAGAGGGTTGAAAAAATCCGAGCGAATGACGAATTCAGTGATGATTATAAAGAGAAAAAAGTTGAAGAGGCTATCTCTGAAGTAAAACAAGAGCGTGAAAAACGCTTTAACGAGCTTCACCGGCTGTTTGCTGAACGCGGTGACCGTATCCATACTGTTAACCAGCTTTTGAAAGCGTACACCTTGTTCGAACGAGAAAGCGAATACATTGTTCAGGACGGCAAGGTAAATATTGTAGATGAGCATACCGGACGTGTTCTTTCCGGACGACGATATTCCGATGGCCTTCACCAGGCGATTGAGGCAAAAGAAGAAGTGAAAGTAGAGGCCGCCACGCAAACCTATGCCACCATTACTCTCCAGAATTTTTTCCGGATGTATCACAAGCTGTCGGGTATGACGGGTACGGCTGCAACGGAGGAAGGGGAATTTAATGAGATTTATGAATTGGATGTCACAGTTATCCCAACCAATAAACCCATCATAAGAGATGATAAAGAAGATTTGATCTTCCGCACAAGACGGGAAAAATATGGTGCCACCATCGATAAAATTCGTGAGTATCACGAAAGTGGCCAACCGGTTCTGGTAGGTACAACCAGCGTGGATGTATCCGAAACCATTAGCCGGATGCTGAAACGGGCCAAAATTCCACACAATGTTTTAAATGCAAAACAACACGCCAGCGAAAGTGAAATTGTTGCCCATGCAGGCCAGGTAGGAGCCGTTACGGTTGCAACCAACATGGCCGGACGTGGAACGGACATCAAGTTGGGTAAAGGCGTGAAGGAGAAAGGCGGCCTTGCTATTTTAGGTACAGAGCGCCATGAATCACGGCGAATCGACTTACAGCTGCGTGGACGATCCGGACGCCAGGGCGATCCCGGGGAAAGTCAGTTTTTTGTTTCTCTTGAAGATGATTTGATGACGCTGTTCGGCGGAACGGATCGGATTGCCAATATCATGGAAAAACTGAATTTCCAGGAAGGGGAGGTAATTCAACACCCGTGGGTTACCAAATCCCTGGAACGTGCTCAGAAAAAAGTAGAACAGAACAACTTTAGTATTCGGAAACGTCAACTCGAGTACGATGATGTTTTGAACAACCAGCGTAATGTAATTTACGCCCGAAGAAAACACGCTCTTCTTGGGGATCAGCTTCAGAGTGATATTTTTGATATGCTTGAAGACTTGGTAGAATCCACTATTCAGGAATACTATCCTCAGGGTGAATTCGAAAAACTTCGTGATGAAATTCTCCGCTTGCTTGCCGTTGATGTAGACCTGGATCTCGATCAATGGGCCATACAGGGTGAAGATGGAATGATTGACCTGATTATTGAAAAGGCGTACGAAGCTTATCGCAAGAAAGAAGAGTTCATTGCCGAACCTCTCTTCAAAGTCATTCAACAAATCCAACAATCGGATGCAGAAAAGAAACCTACCAAAATCCAGGTGATCTTTACAGATGGTATCCGGCGAATGAGAATCATTGTGGATGTGGAACGGGCCGAGAAAAATAAAGGACGCGAAGTTGCCCGGGCACTTGAACGAACGGCTATTCTTTCCACTATCGACAATAAATGGATGGAACATCTCCGTGAACTTGATTCTGTGAAAGAAGGTATCGGACTACGATCATTCGGCCAAAAAGACCCGCTTCTTGAATACAAGCGAGAGGCTTTTGAAATGTTTAAATCGCTGATTGATGAAATTAACCAGGAAGCTATTTCATTAATCTGGAAGGCTATTCCCGAAATGCAGGCTGATCCATCCAAGTTACAACAGGCCCGCAAAGAGTCAGGAAAATACAATATGGATAAAGCCCAAACTCAACATGCCGATTCTACAAATATGGGACTAAAGGGCATGAAACAACAGGGCAACGGCAGTGAGGGCCAACAGCAGGCTTCCGCTCCCGGAGAAAAACGCCAACCGGTAACTGTTGATGACGAACCCGGGCGAAATGATTATGTGAAAGTGCAAAATATGAGCACCAACCAGGTGAAAGAGGTGAAGTGGAAATATGCCAAAAAAATGGTTGATGAAGAAGGCTGGGTATTAATAGAGAGATAA